The genomic segment AAAATTGAATGCAATTTTCCTTTCTGTTGGTTTGAGTTATTGCATGCTTTTAATCAGCTGAGTGTCCAACGGGATCTTTTCATATTTCTTGAATGCTTGGGGACaggaatagattttttttttgaaaatttttattagattttttaggGTACAAAATAAAACCGggacaggaaggggagggaaaataaaataaacatatatcCCTGTAGAGGGTCGTTTCCTAATTAAACAAATTAGTTTAGCCATCGTAGCAAAATCCATAAGTTTCTGGATCCATTCTCTTTTAGTTGGTACTCTTGGATTTTTCCAATATGAAGCATATAAAAGTCTcgctgctgttgtggcatattggAAAAATTCTCTATGTATCGAGGTCACTTGTTGAGGAATTATCCCTAATAATATTTGGGATTTAAtcaaagttaatttttaaaatatcttcaaTGGCTTTATGTATAGTCTTCCAAAATTGCTGACTTTTTTTACAGGTCCACCATTGATGGTAGAAAGTTCCTTCAGTTTCCTTCAGTTTTAGAACACTTCCAACAGTTTGCTTGGTTTGATTTAAACATCTTTTGAAgatcttttggtggcaaatgccaCCTAtggaacattttgtaccagttttcttgtACTGCTTGTGAAGAAGAGAACTTTATCCCTTTCGTCCACAACCATTCCCAGGTTTCCTTTgggatcatttctccaaaattttgcatctacTTAATCATACACACCTTTACTTGTTCAGatgctgtttctttctttaatAATAACATAAATTCTGGATAACAAGTGGTCTTGTGTTTTAATTATCATTTGTTCAAACTCTGTTAAGTTTCTCATATTTCCTTTTTTGTAGCAATCAGTTTTCAAACTGTGAACTATTTTATGGTAGGTAAACCATGGACTCTCTTGACTCCCAACTTGCAGTTCTTGTTTGGTTTTCACTGTTCCGTCTGTGGCGATCATGGTAGGTAAACCATGGAATCTCTTGACTCCCAACTTGCAGTTCTTGTTTGGTTTTCACTGTTCCGTCTGTGGCGATCAGATCTTGCTAAGTAAAAAAGTCAATGTTTTTCCTCATCGCAAAATCAAGATATGCTTCTGTTGGAGACAttattcttggaggagaggggctcaaagttctttttaaagCATTATCCACGTCGTCATCAAATGATCTCTTATGTCAGTGTCAAAGACTTTTAACTGTGGGGGGGACAGGAATCGATGATCAGCATGaacatattttcctctttcagagattcCCAGTGTCCTTTAAGGAGGTAGCTGTGTTCTTCACAGGGGAGGAATGGACTCtcctggatccagaccaaaggAAACTCTACTGGGAAATGATGAAGGAAAATTATGAGATgttggcctctctgggtaaggatcttttcccttttttatgAGCAAGGAAGAGAGGGCCTCTTGAATTTCAAAACACACTTCAATTTACCACAGAATGGAGCTCCCACAGATATGGATATTACAATGCctgcaaacaaaaaaacatgaATTATTTCTATGTGGTAAAAAGAAATGTGTTGATGAAGAGGTCTCTGATCAGGAGAGAGGGACAATTTCTACTTAGgttatatcccaccctccatccttggctgaggccaggctcagggcggctatcAACAGCAGCAGCATACAAAATGATAAAACCATATATAAAGCCAGTTTCCAATTACTAGTCAATTAATTAAAACAAGTGCCATACTCATCGCAAAGCATAGGGCCATAATGGCCTGGAGGAGCAGTCAGGACCTTCCCCCAAATGTAAGTTAATGACAGCATAGAGGGGGGTAGGGAGGCTCAGTCTGAGGATAAACAGTCACTGCCCTCAACTATCGGTCTAGCGGGAGATCTTCATCTTACAAGGCCTGCGGAAAtcttgcagggccctgatctcactggtaagggagttcctccaggacagggACAGGGTGGAGAAACCCTGGCCCTAGttaaggacagccagacactatTCGGGCCGACGACCAACAGTAAGTTGTTACTAGAGGTGCATAAAGCTCTCTTGCAGGGGTATCTATGCAAATAATATTTTGTACCACACAGCTGACATTAACACAGAGACAAAAGATGTCACATAGAATAAAACTCCCTCGATTTCATGTCTTGTTTTGGATATCAAATTTAGTTCTAGGAGGATTTGCAGTGCAAATTTAATTCCAGGCAGGTGAGCTGCAAAAGGCTTTACCCTTTTAGCACAATCTGACCATCTTGTTTCAGACCTATCATGAACAGCCTACCTTCTCAGTTTTCAAGTTTACCCCTGTGCTTAGGACAGGAACTAAACAAGTGGTAGATAGTTTGAATTTTTCAAACAAAATATTGCTTCAGGTATGCATTCAGCATCATACAAAATCTTCAGTTCCTCCCCAGGCAAGCTTCACGTGGGAGCttggctggggcagggagggactgaaGATCACGCTGCCTCCCAACGGGGAGACCGCACGATCTTTGTGGAAGTCTGCTGGCTGGGCTCATGGGCCGGAGCAGCCCCAGGAagccctggggtgggggaggggagtggggaCTGGCTGACTTGCGGGCCAGAGGGAAGCCCTCTGGGGGCCGCTTCCGGCCCgcaggccacatgtttgacacccctgttctaactcGTCTCATATTCAGCTATATTGAAGATTTATTTGCTTTGTATGCCATCTTtgttttcaaagcagcttacacaattCTCTgcccctgcattttatcctcacaacaaccctgtggaggatgttaggctctgtgtgtgtgattggcccggtctcccagtgagcttccagagcagaatgggaatttgaatctgagttttgcagaccctagtctgaaactAACCATTCCACCACATTgacatttgcagtgtggctgctgttgaacaatagcaagcagtgagtcctgggtgagtcatgcaaatcatgTAGTATCACATTGTCTGAATGCGACTGGTGCTGGGCCTGGCCCAGgggaatcctccctcaaaggccaaagctgACTTCAAATGGGCACTGTTGCCTGCCCCTGCCTctaactgacagaaaccaaggcttgaatgctGACAATAGTGTGTGGTGGCCTTTCAATGGCCACCAAAGGCATTTGTGTCTTAcgttacaggcactgcttctattattttggggtatTCTTAACACCCAATGTATCTTTTCCCCAGAATTTTTTCTGGAAGCCTGGAtcattttccaggtttgtagaaaaatctacCTTGTCTGTCCATgtctccaatctctggatttgtttatttattttaattagatttagatttgtatcctgccctctatcccagccaaagccgggcttaGGGCAACTAACATCAATAATATTATAAAAACGTAATTAAACAATCAATTCAGTACATAATTAAAAAACCCATAGTTCTAGATTAAAACAACATCCGTGGCGCTGTATTTGAACAGGATCTATTTGGCCAACCTGAAAAGGCTGTCAGTCCTGACCACTTGGATGCTAGGGAGAGATGGGGGGAGCAGCATCTATGTAaacctcagccataggcctgatGGAATATTTTGGTCTTATAGCCCGGGGCCAAGGTCAAGAAAGCCCTGGctttggttgaggacagccagacaatTCTCGGGCCAACTTTCCATCTTTCATTCCTTTTGTGTAAACAAAATTTGTTTAAATAAtattcaagatttttttaaaaaaacaaaacatttctttccctaTTGCCCTTCTGTGTGTTGTCTGAATAAGCACCAGAAAAAAAATACTAACCTTAATTTGGTCTCAAGAGCAGCTCTCTGCCTCTTCCTTTGGTCATCTGTTTCTCCTTTTTCAAGCCATCCTTATGTGTGGCTAAAGATTGCTAAGGTTTGTCTAGGCCTGCAGCTTTTGTTGTAGGAAAAAAACATTACCTACTGACTTTACCTAATAACTGGTATTCGAGGTTTGTTCATTCTTACTTAATTTCTGTCTCTCTTATGCAGTTGCAGATTTGAGGGAGATGGTGAGTGAAAAGAAATCAGGAAGGAACGTTTTGGGAAAAGATGAAGATCTGCAGGTGGAAGCAGCGAAATCTGGGGATCAAGTGGTACCAAAGCGGGACCACAGAAGGAAATGGGAAGTAaaagagaagcagaggaagaaaTTGGTTGGCTATCAGAGCAGAAATAAGCCAGATGTCTCATCCCAAAATGAAACatggaaaagaaagggaaggcaTAAGGGTTCAATGGAGAAGAACACGTTGAGTTCCAGCTTCCATGTTAAAATATGTCTTACCATTACAACATATTGGAAAAGGTATAAATGCTTAGAATGTGGAAATAGCTTCCACTGGAGTAGTGCACTAAAAACACATGAAAGGATGCACTCAGGGGAGAAGCCGTTTAAATGctttgagtgtggaaagtgcttctctcagagtgGTCATCTGAGtacccatcaaaggattcacacaggggagaagccatacaattgcttggagtgtggaaagtgcttctctctaTATAGCTACCTATTTGAACATCAAAGTGtgcacacaggggaaaagccatataaatgcttggagtgtggaaagtgcttctctcaaaatAGCAACCTAATTACACATAAAAaagttcacacgggggagaagccatacatcTGCTTGCAGTGTgtaaagtgcttctctcggaatcaCACCCTAACTAAACACCAAAGggtgcacacaggggagaagccatataaatgcttggactgtggcaagtgcttctctcggaatgactccctaactgcacatcaaagggttcacacaggggagaagccatataaatgcttggagtgtggaaagtgcttctctcagaatcacaccctaactaaacatcaaagggttcacacaggggagaagccatataaatgcttggactgtgaaaagtgcttctctcaaaatAGCAGCCTAATttcacatcaaagggttcacacaggggagaagccatataaatgcttggaatgtggaaagtgcttctctcaaaatAGCAACCTAATTACACATAAAAagattcacacgggggagaagccatataaatgcttggaatgtggaaattGCTTCTCTCAAAATAGCAACCTAATTTCACATAaaaaggttcacacaggagagaagccacataaatgcttggaatgtggaaagtgcttctctcaaaatAGCAACCTAATTACACATAAAAAGGTTATACATAAGGTTCACAAAGATTATACACAAAAAGGTTTACAAAGGTTCACaagcatataaatgcttggagtgtagaAAATGCTTCTCTTATAATAGCGTCCTAACTGAACATCTAAAGGTTCATGCACAGGAGAAAGCATACAAATATTAGGAGTGTTTAAAGGGGTTCTGTCAGAATCAAAGTGTTACCATACCCTAGAAGATTTACACTGGCAAAGAGCCATCCAATCAGCATGGAGGAAACCAGTTGACCTGTCTAATCGTAGCTGCCTTTGATAAGacccatttctttcctttttgtctGTCCCCTGTCAAGACAGAAAAGCAATTTTGTTCTTTGCTACCTCGCTGTTCTCCATAGTGTGCCAAAGCTTTAGCACCACAGACTTAGCTCATTCTGTTCTCACAAACACCACCTGTAGCTTGTTACACTAACAGGCGAAGCTTTGAAGGTCACTAGCTCATACTATCCTAATTAGTTGAACCAGCACATCTGtgagaagatgggaggggtgagatCACTCTTTTCCTCTGAGAATATCATTCCAGCTTAGACCAGTTTGAACCATCTAGAGATTTCTCCCAGAAGTCCAACTTGATTGGGAGttgtgggtcatctgacctgggTTCACTGTTCCATAACTTTGGCTAGGCATTACAGTAGCTATGCTTTTTGTATACTTCAGTTTTTGCATGTCACTGTTACTTGGAACATTATCATTTTTTAGCTTTTAAGATCCAGCTTTCGTGTAACATTTTAGTAAGTATTATGAAACCCCctagatttattgttttattattatcaCTTGCCT from the Euleptes europaea isolate rEulEur1 chromosome 1, rEulEur1.hap1, whole genome shotgun sequence genome contains:
- the LOC130489368 gene encoding zinc finger protein 501-like, which gives rise to MKICRWKQRNLGIKWYQSGTTEGNGNYLFEHQSVHTGEKPYKCLECGKCFSQNSNLITHQRVHTGEKPYKCLDCGKCFSRNDSLTAHQRVHTGEKPYKCLECGKCFSQNHTLTKHQRVHTGEKPYKCLDCEKCFSQNSSLISHQRVHTGEKPYKCLECGKCFSQNSNLITHKKIHTGEKPYKCLECGNCFSQNSNLISHKKVHTGEKPHKCLECGKRSAPFKTAKGCAKIERDFVKFYGQRFSVANISSVEECIDLITKEQFCQAMNDELEEEFGSCSAGERSPVSSEEVAVFFTGEEWTLLDSSQRKLFWEVMKENYETVASLGKDLFPFILSTEEKGGIFLWPS